The genome window CCAGggatagaaagggaaagagactAGGCCAACCATGAACTTCACATGCACACTAAGTGCTAACAGAAaccaaatacatttattaaaccTGCTCTGCCAGGCAGTTAGATACAAAGGTGTGTATAGGGACAGGGGGTTCACAACCTGCAGAACAACTTAACCGGGCAATGCTGGGTAAAGGTGACTTTGATTAGTTTTACGTAAGTCCATTTTGAGCTGGTCACCTGGCCTCTGGTCTGCAGTCATCCAGTTTGGGAACTGCAGAAGATGCTGCTGCCTCTCAGAATGTCCCATCCCAGCGGGTGGACCCCAAGGCCTGGGCACAGCATAACGTGCAAAGGTTCACTCCATTGGCTCAGCAGTCTCCTCGCCGCCACTATCAGAAAGCTCCTCCCCAGCCGACTCCTCCTCTAGTAAACAGCTTTTAGTGACAGACTTCTGGATAGCCTCCCGCTCTCCTGGAGAAAGAGCATGGTGAAGAGCATGAGTGAGTTCTCATTCAGCCAGAGGCCATGGCCAGTCCCTGCTCAGTGGGCACAGGGCTAGCATCCCTTACCTTCATCAGTACAGTTCTGCAACAGGATCAACAGCTGTCTCCTGTTGTACTGAATCAGGAACTTCTGGCATGTTCTAATTGTACCTGGCATAGGTAAGAGCTTTGTGGTCAGCAGCTTGTGGAAAGTATTTGCCTCAGAGTCTTGCAGAGCTCAGAAAAAGTATCTTGCTTTAGCAGGAGAGCAGGAATAGCCATCTACCACAGAAGACCGAATGCTGAACCTGCTACAAAACCAGCCATATCCCATGCACCCCTACCTCCCACGTGTAAGGTGTTGAGAAAACACGGGTAGCGGTGTCCTTTGTTCTCCAAGGATGTGATGAAGGGAAGAGCTGACCACACAAGCCGATAGAATTCCTT of Bos indicus isolate NIAB-ARS_2022 breed Sahiwal x Tharparkar chromosome 17, NIAB-ARS_B.indTharparkar_mat_pri_1.0, whole genome shotgun sequence contains these proteins:
- the POP5 gene encoding ribonuclease P/MRP protein subunit POP5; this translates as MVRFKHRYLLCEVVSDDPRCRLTLEDRVLGTLVRDTIARVHGTFGAAACSIGFAVRYLNAYTGIVLLRCRKEFYRLVWSALPFITSLENKGHRYPCFLNTLHVGGTIRTCQKFLIQYNRRQLLILLQNCTDEGEREAIQKSVTKSCLLEEESAGEELSDSGGEETAEPME